AATTTTTGACCCTTGGGAACGATCGCACGTTTAAATCCTAGTTTAGCTGCTTCTTTGAGGCGTAGTTCCATTTGGGAAACTGATCGCACCTGTCCACCTAAGCCGACTTCGCCTATCAATACTGTACCTGGGTCAACGATGCGATCGCGGAAACTGGCGACAATGGCAATGGCGATACCTAAATCGACGGCTGGTTCTTCTACATTTAACCCCCCAGCCGAGGCGACGTAGGAGTCTAGTTTCGACATGGGTATCCCGACGCGCTTTTCTAAGACGGCGAGTATCTGCACTAGGCGATTGTAATCTATACCAGTACCCGCCCGTCTGGGGGATGGGTAACTGGTAGGGCTGACTAAGGCTTGTAACTCAACTACAATGGGGCGTGTACCTTCGCAGGCGACAACGAGCGCAGTACCCGGTGCAGGATCATCACGGTTGCCTATAAATAACTCGCTGGGGTTAGAGACTTCACGGAGTCCGTTCTGCACCATTTCAAAAATACCGATTTCGTGAGTTGCACCGAAGCGGTTTTTGACTGTACGTAATAACCGATGGGAGGCGAAGCGATCGCCTTCAAAATACAGTACTGTATCTACTAAGTGTTCTAAAACTTTCGGCCCGGCGATCGCCCCTTCCTTGGTGACGTGTCCAACAATCAACATGGTGATGTCTTCGTGTTTCGCCACCTTCATCAAGGCGGCTGTACATTCCCTTACTTGAGCAACTGAACCGGGTGCAGAGGTAAGGGCAGGGAAAAATACGGTTTGAATACTGTCGATTACTGCCACATTGGGTTTAAGTGAATCGACTTCTCGTAAAATTTCTTCTAAATCTGTTTCTGGTAAGACGTATAAATCAGCACCTACACCTTCAGCTATTGATAATTGAGGTGTTTGTTCTGACTCCTCACCATCTTCTCCGACAACGTTTAAGGTTTTTGCTACACCTAAGCGAGAAGCTCTTAATTTTACTTGCTGTCCTGATTCTTCACCAGTTACATAAAGGATACGATATCTCTGCGCTAATTGGTTTGAGACTTGTAATAATAAGGTAGATTTACCAATACCAGGATCACCGCCAATTAACACCATAGAACCCGGAACTACGCCACCGCCAAGCACCCGATCGAGTTCTCCATAGCCAGATTCCCAACGGGCAATTTGGCGATCGGTTATTTGGTCAAATGTTAATGAAGCGCGCGGTTTTGCTGGCTTGACTGCTTTTCCATTATTTTGGGCTGCGTGCCAACCACTGACACCTCCTTTAGGTACATCTACGGAAGATTGAATGGTAAGTTGTTCTTCTAGGGAGTTGTAAGTACCACAAGCTGGACACTTACCAAACCATTGGGGAGATTCAGCACCACATTCGTTACAAATGTAAAAGGTTTTTGGCTTTGGCATTCTTAATTCTTAACTAATATTAAATATCTTAATTTTTGCTTAATTATTGCTCAGATTGAAAATCCCATAAATAGTAGGGTTAGAGCATTTTCCAGATCATTTGAGGGAATGATATCTTAATATTATGGTATTAAAAATTAATCATGAAAATTTTAGTTAAGGAGCGTTGAGAAACTTGGAAACTCATAAAGAAAAAATCCTGGTAGTAGACGACGAAGCCAGCATTCGCCGGATTTTAGAAACGCGCCTTTCAATGATTGGCTACGATGTAGTGACAGCTGGCGACGGCGAAGAAGCTTTAGATACTTTCCGCAAATCTGATCCCGACTTGGTAGTTCTGGATGTAATGATGCCAAAGCTCGATGGCTACGGTGTTTGTCAAGAATTACGTAAAGAATCAGATGTCCCTATCATTATGCTAACAGCCTTGGGGGATGTTGCCGATCGCATCACTGGGTTAGAATTAGGTGCTGATGACTACGTAGTTAAACCATTCTCCCCCAAAGAGCTAGAAGCGCGGATTCGCTCTGTATTACGTCGGGTAGATAAAACTGGTGCTTCTGGTATCCCTAGTTCGGGAGTGATTCATGTTGGTAATATCAAAATCGATACCAACAAGCGCCAAGTTTACAAAGGTGATGAGCGTATCCGCTTAACAGGCATGGAATTTAGTTTACTAGAGTTGCTAGTCAGTCGCTCTGGCGAAGCCTTTTCCCGGTCAGAAATTTTACAGGAAGTATGGGGTTACACTCCAGAACGCCATGTAGATACCCGCGTAGTAGATGTACATATCTCCCGCCTGCGAGCAAAGTTAGAAGATGATCCCAGTAACCCAGAATTAATACTCACCGCACGGGGTACTGGCTACTTGTTTCAACGCATAATTGAACCAGGAGAAGAGTAGAAATTGTTGACTGTTGACTGTTGACTAATGACTAATGACCAATGACTAATGACAAAATCTGATCCTAATCGAGTTTTACGGCGCTTACCTCTAGTGGTTGGAGGACTAGGCGCTACACTTTTGCTGATTAACCGTTTGTTAACACCGGAAATCACCAATTCCCAAGCCAGAGGTGATGTATTGGGGGTGATTTTGAGTGCCGTACTGATTTTAACGGGTTTAATTTGGCAACAGGTGCAGCCGCGATCGCCGGATGCAGTAGAACTAATTGGTGAAGAAGGTTTTGAGTTAGCAGCAGATTTACCAGAAGCCGTGAAAACAGAACTAGCTTGGGCATCCCATTTGTTATTGACTAATACGGTAACGCGATCGCTAGTGGTTTACTATCAAGGCAAAGTTTTGTTACGTCGCGGTATTCTGGCTCCCAAAGCAGAAGTCACACCAGGGCCAATTGTCAAAATGGTTTTGGAAAAACAAAAACCTATTTATTTAGTAGCTTTAAATGTCTACCCAGGACGGATTGAATTTGATTATTTACCTGAAAATACCCAAGGTGTAATTTGCCAACCAATTGGTGAGCAAGGATTATTAATATTAGGAGCTAATGCGCCTAGAAGTTATACCAAACAAGACGAAAATTGGGTAGCTGGAATTGCAGATAAATTAGCAGTCACGCTCCAATCAATAAATAGTAAACCCTAAAAACTCTCAAATGCTGTGCGTCTGTGCGTGAGATGATCTCTTCCCCAGCCTAAATTACTATGATAACAACGCCACAACTTGTAGAAACAAGAACCGTATTACAAAACATTAGTTGGCAAACATTCAAAGCAATATTGGCTGATATGGGAAATGGAAGAAACTCCCGACTTACCTATGACAACGCAATAGTAGAAATAATGACCCCACTCATGCCGCATGAGAACTCTAATCGCTTAATTGAAGGTTTTATTCTCGTGCTATGTGAAGAATTAGGCTTAGAGGTTAAAAGTACAGGTTCACTCACCTTAATAAGAGACGATTTAGAAAAAGGTGCAGAGCCAGATAGTAGCTATTATATTCAGAATGAATTTTTAGTTAGAGATAAAGAAAATATTGATTTAGATAAAGATCCCCCACCAGATTTAGTATTAGAGATAGATTTCTCTAGACCTAAAATCGATAAATTATCTCTTTATGCGGCGATGGGTATCCCTGAGTTTTGGCGATATAACGGGACTGTATTGCGAATCTATACTCTATCAGCTAATAAATACTCAGAAGTAGAATTTAGTCCTACTTTTGTTCCAGTCAAGATAAGAGACATTCCTCAATTTATCCAAGAAAGCAAAAAAATAGGACAAATAGCAGCAAAAAATGCCTTTCGTACTTGGGTAAGACAGCAAATTTCTAATGCACAGGCACATAGTTAAATCGAAATAAAAAATAAACAAATTATGCAAATTATTTATTGGTTACTGATTGCTGTCATGCTTGTAGGAATTGTTGGTGCAGTGGTTCCAGCGATTCCAGGAACAAGTTTAATTTTAATTGCAATTATTATTTGGGGAATTGTGAGTAGTTCTTTTGCAGCAATTAAAATTCCCTTAATTGTTACGGCAATTGTTTTAATTTTAAGTATCGGAGTTGATTTCCTGGCAGGGTACTTAGGCGCAAAACAAGCAGGTGCTAGTAAGTGGGGACAAATTGGCGCATTTGTTGGTTTGTTGTTGGGATTTTTCGGATTATTACCAGCTTTACCCTTTGGCGGCCCCTTGTTAGGTATTTTATTTGGGCCTTTATTGGGTGCAATTGTTGCCGAATATATTTACCGAAGAGAATTTTGGTTAGCGGTGAAGGCTGGTGTCGGTATTATTGTAGGTACTTTGGTAGGTAACTTAATTCAAGGAGTGTTGGCGATCGCGGCAGTTGCGGTATTCTTGTTGACAACGTGGTCACAAGTATTTGGTGGTTAGATGTCATTTGATAATCTTTGCAAGCTGTTATCAGAAAAATATCCCCAAAACTTTGCAAGTTGGGTTTTAGGAACACCGCAAACAAGTGTGAAAGTTCTCAAAACCGAATTAAGCATTGAACCAATACGCGCTGATTACGTCACCTTCTTACAATTGGAAGGACGTATTCTCCATCTAGAATTTCAAACCAAACTTGAATCAACACCCCCATTACCTCTGCGGATGTTGGATTATTGGGTGAGGTTATATCGTTTGTATCGTCTACCAATCACTCAAGTTGTGGTTTTATTGCTTCCTCCCGCACCAGACACAGTGATTGAAACTGTTTTTTCAGTAGAAAATACACGTCATGAATACAGAGTAATTCGGATGTGGGAGGAAAACTCAGAACTATTTCTCAATGACTCAGCTTTGTTACCATTAGCACCACTCACAGCAACAACTCAGCCACAAGTTTTACTACAACAAGTTGTGCAACAAGTTAATCAACTTGAACCTACACAACGCTCAGAAATATCTGCTTATACTCAAATATTAGCAGGGTTAAAATATAAAAAAGACTTGATTAAACAACTATTCCGGGAGGGAATGATGCGCGAGTCAGTCATTTATCAGGAAATTTTGGCTGAAGGTGAACAGCGAGGCGTACAAATAGGTGAGCAGCGAGGCGAACAGCGTGGTATACAAAGAGAGCGATCGCTTATTCTACGACTACTAAGAAAACAGGTGGGAGAATTACCTCAAGATGTGAGCGATCGCCTGGAAACTTTATCCTTAGAACAATTAGAAAATCTGGGCGAAGCACTGTTAGATTTTACTAGCTTGGCTGATTTGCTTTCGTGGTTAGATACTCATTCCGGGAGGGAATAGTGCGCGAGTCAGTCATTTATCAGGAAATTCTCGCCGAGGGTGAACAACGAGGCGAACAGCGAGGTTTACAAAGAGAGCGATCGCTTATTCTGCGACTATTACAAAAACGGGTGGGAGAATTACCTCAAGATGTGAGCGATCGCCTAGAAACTTCATCTTTGGAGCAATTAGAAAATCTGGGCGAAGCACTTTTAGATTTTACTAGCCTGGCTGATTTATTCTCGTGGTTAGATACCCATTCCGGGAGGGAATAGTGCGCGAGTCAGTGATTTATCAGGAAATTTTGGCTGAGAGTGAACAACCAGAGCGATCGCTCAATACTAGGGGAATTTAATTTAAGGGGTGTTGGCGATTGCATCTTTGGTGGTATTCTTATATACGAAGTTTTCATAAGTATTCTTTTATTTAAAAACTTTAACAGAGAATTTACTTTTACTGTCAATCCGTATGTTTTTAGCCTTCAGCAAAAAAGATAAATTTTAACAAAATGTAAATAAATTAACATCCACTTAAACAAATTTGGTGATTATATATTTTAATATACTGAGTAATTATGTACTTATACCGTAAATACGTAAGCATTTAATGAGTATCTGTAACTTAATATACTCAACTATAGTCTAAAAACACTATGAACGTTATCTCTAAAACAAGTTTTTTTAAACGAGCAATTGCAACATTTGCATCTTTGCCTGTAGCTGCTAGTGTATCGATATGTACTGATAATGCCCAGGCTGCTGTCTTGCAAGGCGAATTTATATTATATCCTGGTTACACTATTGGGTTTGGTAGTAGCAATGCTACCCTAACAAAAAATTTCTTAAGTTTCGCACCTAAACCAATAACACCAGTTAATATTATTGTTCAGACCGGAAATTTTTTAAGATTTAATACAGGTAATATTACGAACAATATTACTTTTGGGACTCTTGTTGGGCATGAAAGCTTATTTCTTGATCTCGGTTCAATTCCTGGCGGTGATGTAATTTCACCTAATACTGATACAAGCTCTTTGACGGATAGAAAAAATACTTTCAATCTCACTAATAGTACTTATCGACTTATTCCAAGTCTTACAAGTACTGTGGTTGAGGTTTCGCTTTCGGGGTTCTTCAAGGGTGATAATTCTGATGAAACAACAAATGGCTTTGGATTGCTAACCTTCGTAATCGGCAATAAAACAATTTTTGATGTTCAACAAGTACTTGCTACAGATGGTAGTATTTCAGACTTAAATTTCACTGGTATCGTTTTTACATCTGTATGTGGAGACTGCGGAACTATTCCAGAACCAGCGACAATATTTGGATTGGGGTTAGTCGCTGGGGTAATGGCTGTATCTCGCTGTGTCAAAAACTCAGCTTAGTAAACTTATCTTTATCGATTAGGTTGAATCTGAATTACGTCTTTAAACTCTTGTAATTTCATACATAATCTCAAAACTATCATTTTGATAATACCTAGAACTCCTTAGAGTATGTCTGAAAATCTATGAGGAGGTAATTAGCATTGTTTACAAAATCTTTTTTCTAAGTAGAAATACAAAGAACATTTAGTTTGAGAGTGAAGAGTTTGTAAAGTCGCATAGATGATGTTGCATACCCCCACATACTTATGTAATTCTACTATTAGGTAACAAATACAGTAATTTTCTGCACATAGCGTACTTTATATATTTACTGTGTAAGGTACGTAGTCTGAAGCTAGTGTTTAACTAACATTCAAGACATAATTTCAGTTTCCTCTACTTTTATTAGGAGCCTATGATGGTCATCTGTAAATCTAACTTTTTTAAAGGAGCAGTTGCAATATTAGCTGCTGCACCCGTAGCTGCTGCTGGTGTATTTACCTCTGCTAGTTCTGCTCAAGCTGCTCAGTTGGTAGGTGAATTCTCTTTTGCCAGTGATCCTACTGTTTCTGCAACGATAAAATCAGACTCTGTTACATTCACAAACCCAAAAACGTTTTCCATCAATACGGGTTTATCCACTGGTAACTTTACTGGTTTCACAAGTGGTACCATAAATAACATTACCAGCTTTAGTGCTGGCACATTTGTTAATCCTTTTCTAACTTTGCTTGGTGGTACCCTTAGTGGTAGTACTTTTATTGGAGAGGCTGCCTCATACAGTGTTAGACAAGCTGCTACAAACTTAGTAGCTATCGATATTACAACTACAGGAAAATTTAAGAATGTTCTTACGAATGAGTTGTCCAACGGTGAAGGGATTTTAACCTTACAAACAGGTGGTAGAGGTCTTACAGCCGCCGCTATTAGTTCCTTACTTGCAGGTGGAGGTTCAGTTACAACGACTTTTTCCGGCTTCTACTTTGGTACTCCAACAGCAACTCCTACCCCTGAACCAGCTACTATGCTAGGACTAGGGTTAGTCGGTGTAGGTGTGGCTATGTCTCGTCGTCGCAAAACTCTTGCTTAAGAATGCCCTAAATTTTAAAAAGTTGCTTTTAAAATAAAAAGCAACTTTTATATAATTCCTTGGTTTAGCTAGATTAATCCTAGTTAAATCAATTTTTTTAGTTTTAATTGGGTAAGTTTCACCTACCAAAATTGGTATTTTTTAATCAGTCTTCCTAAGCTATAACAACCCCATAATTAAAAGACTTGCTAAACTCTTCAAAAGACAGGTCAATGAATCCATCGTTAGTACCACTTATTGTTCTACCATCTACACCCCAAGGATTACGCACTACAAATCTTTTTTCACCATTAGTACTAGTATAAACATTTGTCACTGAGTAAGCGTGGTCGCCTACAATATAGGTTGTACCACTGCCTATTGTGGCTGTAGTTACAGCCTTGCCATTAGCTAGAGCTGCGTCAATAGCAGAAAAACAATTAATGTTTGTTGGATCAGCAGTAGTAAATTTATTTCCAGTAATAAACTGAAGAGGACGAGAAAGCGAATCACCGTTCCCAATAAGGTTATAACCAGCCTTGCCGTCTCTCCATTCACGCCATTGAGCATAAGCTTTTTCAACTAAAGCCACCCAAAGAACATTATTATTTCTTTTAGCAGCTACACTGGTAGCGATACGACGATCAACTGTCACATATTGTGCTTCACCAGGCTCGAAAATTGTAGTTGAGTAAAAACGTACAGTATAAGTATTATCTCCATTATCTGTAATCATATTATTGATAACAGAACTAGACTTGTTGCCAGAATCATCAGATTGACGACCAAAAGTTGCACCTAAAGCTGCTAAAAATGCACAATCACCTAAACCGCCTTGGTCAATATCACCAATTCGCGCTTCGTTAGCAGTGCCAAAAAGAGTACCTTGCACGACAGTATAGGTAAGATTTTTACCATTGAACACAGGTGTCGGTGCAACCGTACCCAAAAACCACTGACCAACTTTAGACTCAAAATTACTAGCACTCATATCTACAGTTGCACTATTAGCAACCTGTGTAGAGAGCCACTTCACAGGGTCTTGCAAAGTAAAAGGAGTGCTAGTACCCAACAATGTTTTGAGGTCTTTTACCTCATTAGCATCAATTGCAGAATTATCTTCTACATTTCTAAAGATACTCAGCATATCCTGACGGCTTAAAAGACCGTCGGTTGCTAAGTTGCGTGTCAATGTAATGAGTTGTTGGTCGAGAATATTTTTGCTAAACCAATCGTCAACAGCAGTATCAGTAGCAGTATTAGTAGCAGCTGTTGTTAGTGTAAATGTCTGTTGGATTGTATTACTAGCAGCACCAGTCTTGTCATAGGCTATGCCTTGGAGACTATAAGTACCATCTGCGAGATTTAAGCTACCTAAAGACAAGCTGTAGTTGAAACTCGCTTTATTTGCATTACTAGAATCAGCAGTAAAGCTAGTAGCATCAGCCACATTCAACCATGTTCCGTCTGCTTTTTGAATACGGAAATCTACTCTGGATAGGTCACTGACACCATTGCTATCTGATACCCAAGCACTATTGACACTGAGGGTATCTGTTGGGTTGAGGCTGGTATTATCGAGCTTAAAATCGAGTGAAGTTGGTGCAAAATTCTCAAATATTTTGAGATTGTAATTAGTAGTGCCAGCTTGTGAATAGACTCTAATGAAATAATTACCACTATCTAGAGTTGTACGAATCGATTCACTGTTGCTTCCTGTTTTGTAAGAACCAGTGATAACCTCACCGCCATCAAATAAACCATTGCTGTTAGCATCTCTAATGATCTGTACATCTGCGTTAGCACTCAAGCCATCAACAGCGATATTCAGATTACCACGAGCATTCAGACTAAAACTATAGAAATCATTGATGTTGGTTGAATCTACCTTATCTGTGAAGGTCTGAATATTAACAGTTGGAGAGATTTTTTTATCTGTAGTTAATGTCAGCCCAGGATTATCAACATTCAAACCTAAGCGTACTGTATTACTAGCAGCACCAGTCTGGTCGTAAGCTATGGCCTGAAGAGTATAAGTACCAGCTGTTAGATTCAAGCTATTGAGAGAGAGACTGTAGCCAAAACTCGCTCTGTTGGAATTGTTAGGGTCGGCGGTAAACGTATTAGCATCAGCTACATCTATCCAACTTCCGTTAGCTCTTTGAATGCGGAAATCCACTCTGGATAGGTCGCTAACACCGTTACTATCTAATACCCAACCACTATTGATAGTGAGGGTATCAGTTGCTTTGAGGCTTGTACTGTTGAGTTTAAAATCTAGAGAGGTTGGAGCAAAGTTTTGAAAGACTTTAAGATTGTAGTTAGTATCGCCAGTGTTAGAATAAACCCTAATGAAATAGTTTCCGGCATCTAGAGTTGGGCGAAGCGATTCACTGCTACTTCCTGTCCTGTAAGAGCCACTGATAACTTCGCCGCTATCAACTAAACCATTGCTGTTAGTGTCCTTAATTAACTGCACATCTGCATTAGCGCTCAAACCATCAACAGCAATATTCAGACTACTCCGAGCGGATAAACTAAAACTATAAAAATCATTAGGGTCAGTTGAGTCTACCCGGTCTGTGAAAGTTTGAAGACTAGAAGATAAGGTGAGTTTTCTAGCAGTAGTTAGTGTGTTACCCGCATTATCAGTCATAGTTATGCCTGGTTATAGTTTTTGAAAAAAAGGATGTCAGCATGAGTTAGCGTAGGGACGCAAAGCATTGCATCCTTACACGTCACCCATTTGAGATGTTGTAAAGACTTTGTGAATTGGAATTTATTTGCTGGTCAAGATAATTTGGTAAAGCACACCTTATAAATTTTTAAAAGTTCAATGCCAACATTAGATAGAGTGCAATCTGTTTAATGTTGCTTTTAAATCTTTATATTTAGCCAGGGTGCATTTACCCAATATAAAATTAGGGTATAAATACCGAATTTAAGAATAAATATCTAATAAAGTAACAATAAATATTTTTAAATAAAGAATAATTAAGTATATAAACAAGTATTTCTTTATACTTAATAATCTAGCCGTTCCTAACATGGGAGAACCTCACACAAATTGTAGATGCCAGCTTGAATAAGCAGCAAAAAAGACTTGAATAACTTATTCAAGTCTTTTTTTACTAATATCCAGCAGAAATATTCAAAATATTTAAGGCATATAATAGCATCAAACCTGGAAAATATAGTCTTTAATGTCTAATTTGCGGGAACTTTCTGCAAAATAAATCAAAAACCTATTTTTTCACAGCTTTGATAACTCTAGAACTTGCACACAACAGCTAAAAACATAATGTGTATAAAGATTTTACTCCCCTCCCCCTGTATTAGTAAGACAGGGGGTGAGGATGGGGTTACAAGAGATTTGTCGGACTCATATTAAACTGATTGTAGATATTGTTTGGCTTCAAGAGCGATCGCTTCTACTTCATCATTCACCAGCGTCTCTAGGATAGACTTAGCCTCTGCACCACCCAAACGTCCCAAAGCTTGGGCAACACGATAACGAATTTGCCAATCGGAACTGGTAGCATACGGAGCTAATAAGGGAACTGCTTGATTATTTCCCAACTCACCAAGAGAACTAATTGCAGCCGTTTGCACTAATTCCACATCTGAAGATAGTGCTTCTTTGAGTAGTTCAAACGATCGCGGATCTCCCATTTCTCCCAAAGCCGCAATAATACTGAATTGCACTAACCATTCTGGGGTGTTGTGATAAAGCTGCTGTAAATCATCAAAAGCAGCTTGTAATTTCAACGCACCTAAACAGTCGGCGGCTGCGGCTTGCACATCAGCTTCTGGATCTGTTAATAAACCGCGCAGTATATCTAACGATAAATCTAAATCCTGAGCGCCTAATGTATCGAACTGACTAACTGCTGAATACCTCACACGGGAATTACTGTCAGTAACAGCCACTTGCACTAACTCAAAAGCGATCGCAGGTTCTAAATCACGGATCTGATTTACCGCACGTAAGCGCTCACCTAAATCTTCAGAACTGAGTGATTCTCTCACCGACTCAGGGTTAATACTCATTTAGCTATCCTAATTTATGAACTTATTG
Above is a genomic segment from Nostoc sp. MS1 containing:
- the radA gene encoding DNA repair protein RadA yields the protein MPKPKTFYICNECGAESPQWFGKCPACGTYNSLEEQLTIQSSVDVPKGGVSGWHAAQNNGKAVKPAKPRASLTFDQITDRQIARWESGYGELDRVLGGGVVPGSMVLIGGDPGIGKSTLLLQVSNQLAQRYRILYVTGEESGQQVKLRASRLGVAKTLNVVGEDGEESEQTPQLSIAEGVGADLYVLPETDLEEILREVDSLKPNVAVIDSIQTVFFPALTSAPGSVAQVRECTAALMKVAKHEDITMLIVGHVTKEGAIAGPKVLEHLVDTVLYFEGDRFASHRLLRTVKNRFGATHEIGIFEMVQNGLREVSNPSELFIGNRDDPAPGTALVVACEGTRPIVVELQALVSPTSYPSPRRAGTGIDYNRLVQILAVLEKRVGIPMSKLDSYVASAGGLNVEEPAVDLGIAIAIVASFRDRIVDPGTVLIGEVGLGGQVRSVSQMELRLKEAAKLGFKRAIVPKGQKFPDFDIEILPVAKVIDAIIAAIPHQELTEDDLDMDEE
- the rpaB gene encoding response regulator transcription factor RpaB — translated: METHKEKILVVDDEASIRRILETRLSMIGYDVVTAGDGEEALDTFRKSDPDLVVLDVMMPKLDGYGVCQELRKESDVPIIMLTALGDVADRITGLELGADDYVVKPFSPKELEARIRSVLRRVDKTGASGIPSSGVIHVGNIKIDTNKRQVYKGDERIRLTGMEFSLLELLVSRSGEAFSRSEILQEVWGYTPERHVDTRVVDVHISRLRAKLEDDPSNPELILTARGTGYLFQRIIEPGEE
- a CDS encoding cofactor assembly of complex C subunit B, with product MTKSDPNRVLRRLPLVVGGLGATLLLINRLLTPEITNSQARGDVLGVILSAVLILTGLIWQQVQPRSPDAVELIGEEGFELAADLPEAVKTELAWASHLLLTNTVTRSLVVYYQGKVLLRRGILAPKAEVTPGPIVKMVLEKQKPIYLVALNVYPGRIEFDYLPENTQGVICQPIGEQGLLILGANAPRSYTKQDENWVAGIADKLAVTLQSINSKP
- a CDS encoding Uma2 family endonuclease, with product MITTPQLVETRTVLQNISWQTFKAILADMGNGRNSRLTYDNAIVEIMTPLMPHENSNRLIEGFILVLCEELGLEVKSTGSLTLIRDDLEKGAEPDSSYYIQNEFLVRDKENIDLDKDPPPDLVLEIDFSRPKIDKLSLYAAMGIPEFWRYNGTVLRIYTLSANKYSEVEFSPTFVPVKIRDIPQFIQESKKIGQIAAKNAFRTWVRQQISNAQAHS
- a CDS encoding DUF456 domain-containing protein encodes the protein MQIIYWLLIAVMLVGIVGAVVPAIPGTSLILIAIIIWGIVSSSFAAIKIPLIVTAIVLILSIGVDFLAGYLGAKQAGASKWGQIGAFVGLLLGFFGLLPALPFGGPLLGILFGPLLGAIVAEYIYRREFWLAVKAGVGIIVGTLVGNLIQGVLAIAAVAVFLLTTWSQVFGG
- a CDS encoding Rpn family recombination-promoting nuclease/putative transposase — encoded protein: MSFDNLCKLLSEKYPQNFASWVLGTPQTSVKVLKTELSIEPIRADYVTFLQLEGRILHLEFQTKLESTPPLPLRMLDYWVRLYRLYRLPITQVVVLLLPPAPDTVIETVFSVENTRHEYRVIRMWEENSELFLNDSALLPLAPLTATTQPQVLLQQVVQQVNQLEPTQRSEISAYTQILAGLKYKKDLIKQLFREGMMRESVIYQEILAEGEQRGVQIGEQRGEQRGIQRERSLILRLLRKQVGELPQDVSDRLETLSLEQLENLGEALLDFTSLADLLSWLDTHSGRE
- a CDS encoding DUF4351 domain-containing protein; this encodes MRESVIYQEILAEGEQRGEQRGLQRERSLILRLLQKRVGELPQDVSDRLETSSLEQLENLGEALLDFTSLADLFSWLDTHSGRE
- a CDS encoding PEP-CTERM sorting domain-containing protein (PEP-CTERM proteins occur, often in large numbers, in the proteomes of bacteria that also encode an exosortase, a predicted intramembrane cysteine proteinase. The presence of a PEP-CTERM domain at a protein's C-terminus predicts cleavage within the sorting domain, followed by covalent anchoring to some some component of the (usually Gram-negative) cell surface. Many PEP-CTERM proteins exhibit an unusual sequence composition that includes large numbers of potential glycosylation sites. Expression of one such protein has been shown restore the ability of a bacterium to form floc, a type of biofilm.); protein product: MNVISKTSFFKRAIATFASLPVAASVSICTDNAQAAVLQGEFILYPGYTIGFGSSNATLTKNFLSFAPKPITPVNIIVQTGNFLRFNTGNITNNITFGTLVGHESLFLDLGSIPGGDVISPNTDTSSLTDRKNTFNLTNSTYRLIPSLTSTVVEVSLSGFFKGDNSDETTNGFGLLTFVIGNKTIFDVQQVLATDGSISDLNFTGIVFTSVCGDCGTIPEPATIFGLGLVAGVMAVSRCVKNSA
- a CDS encoding PEP-CTERM sorting domain-containing protein (PEP-CTERM proteins occur, often in large numbers, in the proteomes of bacteria that also encode an exosortase, a predicted intramembrane cysteine proteinase. The presence of a PEP-CTERM domain at a protein's C-terminus predicts cleavage within the sorting domain, followed by covalent anchoring to some some component of the (usually Gram-negative) cell surface. Many PEP-CTERM proteins exhibit an unusual sequence composition that includes large numbers of potential glycosylation sites. Expression of one such protein has been shown restore the ability of a bacterium to form floc, a type of biofilm.) gives rise to the protein MMVICKSNFFKGAVAILAAAPVAAAGVFTSASSAQAAQLVGEFSFASDPTVSATIKSDSVTFTNPKTFSINTGLSTGNFTGFTSGTINNITSFSAGTFVNPFLTLLGGTLSGSTFIGEAASYSVRQAATNLVAIDITTTGKFKNVLTNELSNGEGILTLQTGGRGLTAAAISSLLAGGGSVTTTFSGFYFGTPTATPTPEPATMLGLGLVGVGVAMSRRRKTLA